One Paroedura picta isolate Pp20150507F chromosome 3, Ppicta_v3.0, whole genome shotgun sequence genomic window carries:
- the COIL gene encoding coilin isoform X1: MAAASASGPASVRVRLLFDYPPPGSPTCGLCWLLLEPTQVRFVTDLSSLIRDKFGFSRRAKLSLFLDGALLPPTESARLVRDNDSLRVKLEEVIGEDSYNATTNGFTIPSKKERKRQRQKLETEDSSSENEQHRTRKKSKRNLENFSSQEENSANDQGSKKHKKKRGKVTERDCVVDSKSDGSTSHSRKLKNRVSQEKKQEAENKHKKQKAKMVEAKKMSQKTLSTMKNTVAKPSTKKAETSSESFTSSDNEDSVTCIKQTHKTKVTAQHAQKSQHEDSAMKPLSACKLAAKPKDGESPKPAKSKEAEHQSSSSDSDSSSGEEEEQQSSNLKSKIPSNRQGTVSGLTSKTKPETSSSESDSSESETCTAKSTRTNIVLNQSLRGSSGKKLSATSRGLATSPSDAGRGRGRGEIAFWRGPRVRGCRGMARGRGRGENPFFFNYNGEHQKQKQLNEAATNTSIIIQNPPEVPKKDYSTLPLLAAPPQVGEKIAFKQLLELTENYTPEVSEYKEAKIISWNPKNKQLELEMISFSAVEKEPGKFDLVYQSADGAATVEYAVSQDRKITENWDALIEPRLIIDPPKNEQSTENGNP; the protein is encoded by the exons ATGGCGGCGGCCTCCGCGAGCGGCCCGGCCTCGGTGCGGGTCCGGCTGCTATTTGACTACCCGCCCCCGGGGAGCCCGACCTGCGGCCTGTGCTGGCTGCTTCTGGAGCCCACTCAAGTGCGCTTCGTCACCGACCTGAGCAGCCTCATCCgggacaagttcggctttagccGCCGCGCCAAGCTCAGCCTGTTCCTCGACGGAGCTCTCCTGCCGCCCACGGAAAGCGCCCGGCTCGTGCGGGACAACGACTCTCTCCG AGTTAAATTGGAAGAGGTTATAGGAGAAGACAGTTACAATGCAACTACCAATGGTTTCACAATCCcgtcaaaaaaagagagaaagcgaCAAAGACAAAAGTTGGAGACAGAAGATTCTAGCAGTGAAAATGAACAGCATAGAACAAGAAAGAAGAGTAAGAGGAACCTTGAGAATTTTTCTAGCCAGGAAGAAAATAGTGCAAATGATCAGGGTTctaaaaaacataagaaaaagaggggaaaggtgaCAGAAAGAGATTGCGTTGTGGACAGTAAAAGTGATGGCAGTACTTCTCATTCCAGAAAGCTTAAAAATAGAGTCAGTCAAGAGAAAAAGCAAGAGGCAGAGAACAAACACAAGAAGCAAAAAGCAAAGATGGTTGAAGCAAAGAAAATGTCACAGAAGACACTTTCCACAATGAAAAATACTGTTGCAAAACCCAGCACAAAGAAAGCTGAAACCTCAAGTGAATCATTTACTTCATCTGACAATGAAGACAGTGTCACATGCatcaaacaaacacataaaactAAGGTGACAGCACAGCATGCACAGAAATCACAACACGAGGATTCTGCCATGAAACCCCTTTCTGCTTGTAAACTTGCTGCTAAGCCTAAAGATGGTGAGTCCCCTAAGCCAGCAAAAAGTAAGGAGGCTGAGCATCAGTCCTCTAGTTCGGATTCTGATTCCAGTTCcggggaagaggaagagcaacAGAGCAGTAACCTGAAATCTAAAATACCCAGCAACAGACAAGGAACTGTATCAGGCCTGACTTCAAAGACCAAACCAGAAACTTCCTCTTCAGAGTCTGATAGTTCTGAATCTGAGACTTGCACTGCCAAGAGCACCAGAACAAATATAGTATTGAATCAGTCCTTGAGAGGAAGCAGTGGCAAAAAACTGTCAGCTACTAGTCGTGGACTCGCTACAAGCCCCAGTGATGCCGGAAGGGGACGTGGGAGAGGTGAAATCGCCTTTTGGAGAGGACCTAGGGTTCGGGGGTGTCGCGGGATGGctaggggaagagggaggggagaaaatccTTTTTTCTTTAATTACAATGGGGAACATCAGAAACAGAAGCAGTTAAATGAAGCAGCAACCAACACTTCAATTATTATCCAG AATCCACCGGAAGTTCCCAAGAAGGACTATAGTACACTACCTCTTTTAGCTGCTCCTCCACAAGTAGGAGAGAAAATAGCCTTTAAG cAGCTTTTGGAACTAACTGAAAATTACACTCCTGAAGTATCAGAGTACAAG GAAGCAAAAATCATCAGTTGGAACCCCAAGAACAAACAGCTAGAACTTGAAATGATCTCTTTTTCAGCGG
- the COIL gene encoding coilin isoform X2, which translates to MAAASASGPASVRVRLLFDYPPPGSPTCGLCWLLLEPTQVRFVTDLSSLIRDKFGFSRRAKLSLFLDGALLPPTESARLVRDNDSLRVKLEEVIGEDSYNATTNGFTIPSKKERKRQRQKLETEDSSSENEQHRTRKKSKRNLENFSSQEENSANDQGSKKHKKKRGKVTERDCVVDSKSDGSTSHSRKLKNRVSQEKKQEAENKHKKQKAKMVEAKKMSQKTLSTMKNTVAKPSTKKAETSSESFTSSDNEDSVTCIKQTHKTKVTAQHAQKSQHEDSAMKPLSACKLAAKPKDGESPKPAKSKEAEHQSSSSDSDSSSGEEEEQQSSNLKSKIPSNRQGTVSGLTSKTKPETSSSESDSSESETCTAKSTRTNIVLNQSLRGSSGKKLSATSRGLATSPSDAGRGRGRGEIAFWRGPRVRGCRGMARGRGRGENPFFFNYNGEHQKQKQLNEAATNTSIIIQNPPEVPKKDYSTLPLLAAPPQVGEKIAFKLLELTENYTPEVSEYKEAKIISWNPKNKQLELEMISFSAVEKEPGKFDLVYQSADGAATVEYAVSQDRKITENWDALIEPRLIIDPPKNEQSTENGNP; encoded by the exons ATGGCGGCGGCCTCCGCGAGCGGCCCGGCCTCGGTGCGGGTCCGGCTGCTATTTGACTACCCGCCCCCGGGGAGCCCGACCTGCGGCCTGTGCTGGCTGCTTCTGGAGCCCACTCAAGTGCGCTTCGTCACCGACCTGAGCAGCCTCATCCgggacaagttcggctttagccGCCGCGCCAAGCTCAGCCTGTTCCTCGACGGAGCTCTCCTGCCGCCCACGGAAAGCGCCCGGCTCGTGCGGGACAACGACTCTCTCCG AGTTAAATTGGAAGAGGTTATAGGAGAAGACAGTTACAATGCAACTACCAATGGTTTCACAATCCcgtcaaaaaaagagagaaagcgaCAAAGACAAAAGTTGGAGACAGAAGATTCTAGCAGTGAAAATGAACAGCATAGAACAAGAAAGAAGAGTAAGAGGAACCTTGAGAATTTTTCTAGCCAGGAAGAAAATAGTGCAAATGATCAGGGTTctaaaaaacataagaaaaagaggggaaaggtgaCAGAAAGAGATTGCGTTGTGGACAGTAAAAGTGATGGCAGTACTTCTCATTCCAGAAAGCTTAAAAATAGAGTCAGTCAAGAGAAAAAGCAAGAGGCAGAGAACAAACACAAGAAGCAAAAAGCAAAGATGGTTGAAGCAAAGAAAATGTCACAGAAGACACTTTCCACAATGAAAAATACTGTTGCAAAACCCAGCACAAAGAAAGCTGAAACCTCAAGTGAATCATTTACTTCATCTGACAATGAAGACAGTGTCACATGCatcaaacaaacacataaaactAAGGTGACAGCACAGCATGCACAGAAATCACAACACGAGGATTCTGCCATGAAACCCCTTTCTGCTTGTAAACTTGCTGCTAAGCCTAAAGATGGTGAGTCCCCTAAGCCAGCAAAAAGTAAGGAGGCTGAGCATCAGTCCTCTAGTTCGGATTCTGATTCCAGTTCcggggaagaggaagagcaacAGAGCAGTAACCTGAAATCTAAAATACCCAGCAACAGACAAGGAACTGTATCAGGCCTGACTTCAAAGACCAAACCAGAAACTTCCTCTTCAGAGTCTGATAGTTCTGAATCTGAGACTTGCACTGCCAAGAGCACCAGAACAAATATAGTATTGAATCAGTCCTTGAGAGGAAGCAGTGGCAAAAAACTGTCAGCTACTAGTCGTGGACTCGCTACAAGCCCCAGTGATGCCGGAAGGGGACGTGGGAGAGGTGAAATCGCCTTTTGGAGAGGACCTAGGGTTCGGGGGTGTCGCGGGATGGctaggggaagagggaggggagaaaatccTTTTTTCTTTAATTACAATGGGGAACATCAGAAACAGAAGCAGTTAAATGAAGCAGCAACCAACACTTCAATTATTATCCAG AATCCACCGGAAGTTCCCAAGAAGGACTATAGTACACTACCTCTTTTAGCTGCTCCTCCACAAGTAGGAGAGAAAATAGCCTTTAAG CTTTTGGAACTAACTGAAAATTACACTCCTGAAGTATCAGAGTACAAG GAAGCAAAAATCATCAGTTGGAACCCCAAGAACAAACAGCTAGAACTTGAAATGATCTCTTTTTCAGCGG
- the SCPEP1 gene encoding retinoid-inducible serine carboxypeptidase has protein sequence MIPPAPGLRAEMRLERWLAVVLPLSLLAFGSGFLLKESKEPKQAWGYVPVRSNASMFWWLYYADSPAKNFTELPLILWLQGGPGASGCGYGNFEEIGPVDADLKPRRTTWLQASSVLFIDNPVGTGYSYVNDSGAYATDLCMVASDMMVVLRKFFSSRTEFQAIPFYIFSESYGGKMAAAVALELHKAVQAETIKCRFLGVALGDSWISPLDSVLSWGPYLYSTSYLDDRGLKEVTSAAKKIVNAMDKKEYKLATLLWSKAEDIIEENTNGVNFYNILTPESSSLASATSALTPFLKLFQRHVQQQNKDKLSDLMNGPIRKKLKIIPDHVKWGGQAQDVFTHMAEDFMKNAIDVVDDLLEANVNVTVYNGQLDLIVSTIGQEAWIRKLKWPKLKLFSDQKWQPLYVSPKTEETAAFFKSYDNLAFYWVLKAGHMVPADQGDTALKMLRMVTRQDH, from the exons ATGATCCCGCCCGCGCCCGGACTCCGCGCAGAGATGCGGCTCGAGCGGTGGCTGGCGGTCGTGCTGCCGCTCTCTCTGCTGGCTTTCGGCTCAG GCTTTCTCCTAAAGGAATCAAAGGAACCAAAGCAGGCATGGGGCTATGTCCCTGTCAGAAGCAATGCAAGCATGTTCTGGTGGCTGTACTATGCAGACAGCCCTGCCAAGAATTTCACGGAGCTTCCTCTTATCCTGTGGCTTCAA GGAGGTCCAGGGGCTTCGGGCTGCGGATATGGAAACTTTGAAGAGATTGGCCCTGTAGATGCTGATCTAAAACCACGAAGGACAACTTGG TTGCAGGCAAGCAGCGTGCTGTTCATCGATAACCCTGTTGGCACTGGGTACAGCTACGTTAATGACAGCGGTGCGTATGCCACGGATCTCTGTATGGTCGCGTCGGATATGATGGTCGTTCTTAGAAAGTTCTTCAGCTCGAGGACGGAATTCCAG GCAATCCCCTTCTACATCTTTTCAGAATCTTACGGTGGGAAAATGGCGGCCGCCGTTGCTTTGGAGCTTCATAAG GCAGTTCAAGCTGAGACGATCAAGTGCCGTTTCCTTGGAGTAGCCCTTGGGGACTCATGGATTTCTCCTCTAG ATTCTGTGCTGTCCTGGGGGCCTTACCTTTATAGCACA TCCTACCTCGATGATAGAGGCTTAAAGGAAGTGACCAGTGCAGCCAAAAAGATCGTGAATGCTATGGATAAAAAGGAATACAAACTGGCAACGTTGCTGTGGAGTAAGGCAGAGGATATCATAGAAGAG aACACGAATGGAGTGAATTTCTATAACATTCTCACGCCAGAATCTTCATCTCTAGCCTCTGCCACAAGTGCCTTGACTCCCTTTT TGAAACTCTTCCAGCGTCATGTGCAACAACAAAATAAAGACAAGTTGAGTGATTTGATGAATGGACCGATCAGAAAAAAGCTGAAAATAATCCCGGACCATGTCAAATGGGGAG GCCAGGCACAAGACGTTTTCACACACATGGCTGAAGACTTCATGAAGAATGCAATAGACGTTGTGGATGACTTGCTGGAAGCCAATGTCAATGTTACAGTTTATAATGGGCAGTTGGATCTCATTGTTTCTACCATAG GCCAAGAAGCCTGGATCCGCAAGCTGAAATGGCCCAAGCTGAAGCTCTTCAGTGACCAAAAATGGCAGCCGTTGTATGTGTCCCCCAAAACCGAAGAGACAGCAGCTTTCTTCAAGTCCTATGATAACTTAGCCTTCTACTGGGTTCTAAAGGCGGGGCACATG